One part of the Bacillus sp. FJAT-27916 genome encodes these proteins:
- the flhA gene encoding flagellar biosynthesis protein FlhA, with the protein MRARDLTVLIAVIMVVAMLIIPLPTWLLSFLIMVNISLALLVLLTSMNTKEPLQFSIFPSLLLLLTLFRLGLNISTTRAILTHGDAGGVVEVFGSFVVGGQVVVGLVVFLILIIIQFIVITKGSERVAEVAARFTLDAMPGKQMSIDADLNAGMISEQEARMRRDKISREADFFGSMDGASKFVKGDAIASIIIVMINLIFGMVIGVMQMDMSFGEAAVHFSLLSVGDGIVSQVPALLISTATGIIVTRAASDGNLASDITGQLFAYPKMLYIAAGTILLLGIFTPINLFLTLLIAGLLALGAYKANDAQKIKDGAEVFLEEETDTDEMKSPESVISLLSIDPIEFEFGYGLIPLADTNQGGDLLDRVVMIRRQLAIELGLVIPVVRIRDNIQLKPNEYRLKIKGAEMARGELLLDHYLAMAPGMDDESVEGIDTVEPSFGLPAKWITEETKEYAEMLGYTVVDPPSVVSTHITEVIKANAYDLIGRQETKQLIEHLRETAPILVEEVTPSPLAVGDIQKVLAKLLKEKVSIRNLPIIFETLADFGRVSNDPDVLTEYVRQALARQITSQYVSGESLKVITLSGKAEKAIADSVQQTEHGSYLSIDPDSSQKILQSIGTRLEENALLDQLPVLLCSPAVRMYVRQLIDRYFPQLPVLSYNELEANIEVQAIGVVNME; encoded by the coding sequence ATGAGAGCAAGGGATTTAACGGTACTAATAGCCGTCATTATGGTAGTGGCTATGTTAATCATTCCGCTTCCGACATGGCTTTTAAGCTTTTTGATCATGGTCAATATATCTCTTGCCTTATTAGTATTATTGACATCCATGAATACGAAGGAACCATTGCAATTCTCGATATTTCCATCATTGCTGCTGTTGTTGACCTTATTCAGGCTTGGATTAAATATATCCACAACAAGGGCAATTCTCACACATGGAGATGCCGGGGGAGTTGTGGAAGTGTTCGGAAGCTTTGTTGTCGGCGGACAAGTTGTGGTCGGTCTTGTCGTCTTCCTCATCTTGATTATTATTCAGTTTATTGTCATTACAAAGGGCTCTGAGCGTGTGGCAGAAGTGGCTGCCCGTTTTACGCTTGATGCCATGCCAGGGAAACAGATGAGCATTGACGCTGATTTGAATGCCGGCATGATATCTGAACAGGAAGCGAGGATGCGTAGGGATAAAATATCCCGCGAAGCCGATTTCTTTGGTTCGATGGACGGGGCAAGCAAATTTGTGAAGGGGGATGCGATTGCGAGCATCATCATTGTCATGATTAACCTGATCTTTGGGATGGTCATTGGGGTTATGCAGATGGATATGAGCTTCGGCGAAGCAGCCGTTCATTTCTCCCTGCTTTCCGTTGGTGATGGTATCGTCAGTCAGGTCCCGGCGCTCCTGATTTCAACCGCAACCGGAATCATTGTCACCCGTGCGGCCTCGGATGGGAACCTGGCTTCTGATATTACAGGTCAATTATTCGCTTATCCGAAAATGTTATACATAGCAGCAGGGACTATTCTTCTTCTTGGAATTTTCACTCCTATTAATTTGTTTTTAACCCTCTTAATTGCAGGGCTGCTCGCGCTTGGTGCCTATAAGGCTAATGATGCACAGAAGATAAAGGATGGAGCAGAAGTGTTTTTAGAAGAGGAAACGGATACGGATGAAATGAAAAGTCCAGAAAGTGTCATCAGCTTGCTGAGTATTGATCCAATTGAATTCGAATTTGGCTATGGGCTTATCCCGCTTGCGGATACGAACCAAGGGGGAGATCTTTTAGACCGTGTCGTGATGATCAGGAGGCAATTGGCCATTGAACTCGGTCTTGTGATCCCGGTCGTACGTATCCGTGACAATATTCAGCTGAAGCCGAATGAATACCGTCTGAAGATTAAGGGGGCGGAAATGGCACGGGGAGAGCTTCTTCTTGATCATTATTTGGCCATGGCTCCTGGGATGGATGATGAATCGGTGGAAGGGATTGATACAGTGGAGCCTTCGTTTGGGCTTCCGGCAAAATGGATTACAGAAGAAACGAAGGAATACGCCGAAATGCTCGGCTATACGGTTGTTGATCCTCCTTCTGTCGTTTCCACACATATTACCGAGGTCATTAAGGCAAATGCTTATGATCTCATTGGTCGTCAGGAAACGAAACAATTAATCGAGCATTTAAGGGAAACAGCACCAATCCTAGTGGAGGAAGTCACTCCTTCCCCGCTGGCTGTTGGGGATATCCAAAAGGTATTGGCTAAGCTCTTGAAGGAAAAAGTATCCATTCGCAATTTGCCGATTATCTTTGAGACATTAGCTGATTTCGGAAGGGTAAGCAACGATCCGGATGTATTGACTGAGTATGTACGGCAAGCGCTTGCTAGACAAATAACGAGTCAATACGTCTCTGGGGAGAGCTTAAAGGTTATTACCTTATCAGGGAAAGCGGAGAAGGCGATTGCAGATAGTGTTCAGCAAACAGAGCATGGAAGCTATCTCTCTATTGATCCGGATTCCTCACAGAAAATCCTGCAATCGATAGGGACAAGGCTTGAAGAGAATGCGCTTCTTGATCAATTGCCGGTGCTATTATGTTCTCCAGCTGTCCGGATGTATGTCCGCCAACTGATTGACCGATACTTCCCGCAGCTTCCGGTGCTTTCTTATAACGAGCTTGAAGCAAATATTGAGGTGCAAGCAATAGGGGTGGTGAATATGGAATGA
- a CDS encoding flagellar biosynthetic protein FliO, with protein MLQLMKDCQKAAGLIILTFSLLLWGALPIAAETDAGSKSVDEYYHNKESNGTSQADDDGVGQDMTKQEAADGEKVGITAGDVIKMIFALLFVICLLFLLLKFVGKKSRGFHRGQMIQNMGGAPLGGNRSLQVVRVGEKILVLGVGENVQLLDLIDDEKEYNRMIDEFNESSEPISAGLAPKWLQGRKGMRGTEIQSFAGQLSAQLEGMKAERKVLYENLRKTGSGQDE; from the coding sequence GTGCTGCAACTTATGAAAGACTGCCAAAAGGCAGCCGGCTTGATCATTCTGACGTTTTCGCTGCTTTTATGGGGGGCTCTCCCTATAGCAGCCGAAACGGATGCCGGCAGCAAGAGTGTAGATGAATATTATCATAACAAGGAATCAAACGGGACAAGCCAGGCGGATGACGATGGAGTTGGACAAGATATGACCAAACAAGAGGCTGCAGACGGAGAAAAGGTCGGTATCACGGCGGGAGATGTCATCAAAATGATTTTTGCCCTCCTTTTCGTTATATGTCTTTTGTTCCTTCTATTGAAATTCGTGGGTAAGAAGAGCCGGGGATTCCACCGCGGGCAAATGATTCAAAATATGGGCGGAGCTCCTCTTGGAGGTAATCGTTCTCTACAGGTCGTGCGCGTAGGGGAAAAAATCCTTGTGCTTGGAGTCGGTGAAAACGTCCAGCTGCTCGATTTGATTGATGATGAGAAAGAGTATAACAGAATGATAGACGAGTTTAATGAGAGCAGTGAACCAATCTCCGCAGGCCTTGCCCCAAAATGGCTTCAGGGCAGGAAGGGAATGCGAGGGACTGAGATACAGTCATTTGCGGGTCAGCTTTCTGCACAGCTTGAAGGCATGAAAGCGGAGCGGAAAGTGCTGTATGAGAATTTAAGGAAAACGGGGAGCGGGCAGGATGAATGA
- the fliP gene encoding flagellar type III secretion system pore protein FliP (The bacterial flagellar biogenesis protein FliP forms a type III secretion system (T3SS)-type pore required for flagellar assembly.), which translates to MNDVMNVFSASDPGTVSTSVKLLLLLTVLSLAPSILILMTCFTRIVVVLGFVRTALSTQQMPPTQVLIGLSLFITFFVMAPVFSEVNEEALQPLFKDEIKLDEAYSRAAEPMKEFMAKHTRQADLQLFLDYTKAKPPASIEDIPLTTLVPAFAISELKTAFQIGFMIFIPFLVIDMIVASVLMSMGMMMLPPTMISLPFKILLFVMVDGWHLVVKSLLQSL; encoded by the coding sequence ATGAATGATGTAATGAACGTATTCAGCGCAAGCGATCCCGGTACGGTATCGACTTCTGTGAAGCTGCTTTTGCTCTTGACTGTCCTATCCCTTGCACCAAGTATCTTAATCTTGATGACGTGTTTTACGCGTATTGTCGTTGTGCTGGGTTTTGTCAGAACAGCCTTATCAACACAGCAAATGCCGCCGACCCAAGTGTTGATCGGCCTATCCTTATTCATCACATTCTTCGTGATGGCTCCAGTCTTCTCTGAGGTTAATGAAGAGGCGCTTCAGCCTCTCTTTAAGGATGAGATTAAGCTGGATGAGGCATATTCACGCGCAGCTGAACCAATGAAGGAGTTTATGGCCAAGCATACGAGACAGGCTGACCTGCAATTATTCTTGGATTATACGAAAGCGAAACCACCTGCTTCCATTGAGGATATTCCGCTTACAACGCTTGTTCCGGCATTTGCTATAAGTGAATTGAAGACAGCCTTTCAAATAGGCTTCATGATCTTTATTCCTTTTTTGGTCATCGACATGATTGTTGCAAGTGTGCTCATGTCCATGGGGATGATGATGCTGCCGCCAACAATGATTTCTCTGCCCTTTAAGATTTTATTATTCGTGATGGTGGATGGCTGGCATTTAGTGGTTAAGTCGTTATTACAGAGTTTATAG
- the flhB gene encoding flagellar biosynthesis protein FlhB, which produces MDWLKLDLQYFSGEKTEKATPKKRQDSRKKGQAAKSQDVNTAIVLFGVFLLLSITGGFLRDRLIDLFVYPIKEIQTSELTIDGLTILFIGVLVKMISVIGPIMLAALAAGILANFIQVGPMFSAEAIHFKLEKINPIKGFKRIFSMRAIVELLKSILKVLIISLVTFYSIWQRLDEIMLLSYKNIGESLATIADITVKTGLLASGALLFLAALDYLYQRFDYEKSIRMSKQEIKQEYKTMEGDPIIKSRIKQKQKEMAMSRMMQEIPKADVVITNPTHYAVALKYDDEKMDAPYVVGKGLDFVAQKIKLVAKENDVPMMENRPLARALYSQAEVGQAIPEEFFKGVAEILAYVYKMKGKTS; this is translated from the coding sequence ATGGATTGGCTGAAACTTGATCTGCAATATTTCTCAGGAGAGAAAACAGAAAAGGCAACCCCAAAGAAACGGCAGGATTCAAGGAAGAAAGGGCAGGCTGCTAAGAGTCAGGATGTGAATACGGCGATTGTCTTGTTTGGAGTATTCCTTCTGCTTTCTATAACCGGGGGATTTTTACGAGACCGATTAATTGATCTATTTGTCTATCCGATTAAAGAGATCCAGACATCTGAGTTGACGATTGATGGGCTTACTATTCTATTTATCGGCGTGCTGGTCAAAATGATTAGTGTTATAGGACCAATTATGCTTGCGGCCCTTGCCGCTGGCATTCTTGCTAATTTCATTCAAGTGGGTCCTATGTTTTCGGCGGAGGCCATACACTTTAAGCTGGAGAAAATCAATCCAATTAAGGGCTTTAAGCGGATTTTTTCGATGAGAGCGATTGTTGAATTGCTGAAGTCCATACTTAAGGTTCTCATTATTAGTCTGGTTACCTTTTATTCAATCTGGCAAAGACTCGATGAGATTATGCTTCTATCCTATAAAAATATCGGAGAAAGTCTTGCGACGATTGCGGACATAACGGTAAAGACCGGATTGCTTGCTTCGGGAGCTTTATTATTTCTGGCGGCTCTGGATTATTTGTACCAGCGCTTTGATTATGAGAAGAGCATCAGGATGTCTAAGCAGGAAATCAAACAAGAGTACAAGACAATGGAAGGAGACCCCATCATAAAATCTCGAATCAAGCAAAAGCAAAAGGAAATGGCAATGTCGAGAATGATGCAGGAAATTCCAAAGGCGGATGTGGTCATTACCAATCCGACCCATTATGCCGTTGCGCTGAAATACGACGATGAGAAGATGGATGCCCCGTACGTTGTCGGAAAGGGACTGGATTTTGTTGCACAGAAAATCAAGCTCGTGGCTAAAGAAAATGATGTTCCCATGATGGAGAACCGGCCGCTTGCCAGGGCTCTATATAGTCAAGCGGAGGTCGGCCAGGCTATCCCTGAGGAATTCTTTAAAGGGGTCGCAGAGATTCTGGCCTATGTATATAAAATGAAAGGCAAAACGTCATGA
- the fliQ gene encoding flagellar biosynthesis protein FliQ: protein MTAETVITLAERGVWTVLIISAPLLILALGIGLIVSIFQATTQIQEQTLAFIPKIAAVLLGIVFFGPWMLGRMMSFTLDIFSNLTKFVG, encoded by the coding sequence ATGACAGCAGAAACGGTCATCACACTGGCGGAAAGAGGTGTGTGGACAGTTCTCATAATAAGTGCGCCTTTATTGATATTGGCATTAGGGATTGGGTTGATTGTAAGCATTTTTCAAGCAACTACTCAAATTCAGGAACAGACTTTGGCGTTTATTCCAAAGATTGCGGCGGTTCTTCTTGGTATCGTGTTCTTCGGTCCATGGATGCTTGGAAGAATGATGTCTTTTACGCTTGATATCTTTTCGAATTTAACGAAATTTGTGGGATAG
- the fliY gene encoding flagellar motor switch phosphatase FliY encodes MMNHEKLTEEEIEALLKNTNEECEASPMIGDYFSIMDRDTIGEIGNISFGSSATALSTLLNQKVEITTPNVSLILKESLVDEFPQPYVAVEVEYTEGFTGSNLLVIKQSDAMIIADLMLGGSGTAPAEPLSEIHLSAIQEAMNQMMGSAATAMSTVFNKRIDISPPSIGIMDLPRGAGHEILPQEDMLVKVSFRLTIGQLVDSHIMQLLPLYFARGMVDELLEHSWESAETGADDRLKQKNINEGDDSMREPIPSGNLHSAYNQATTETAASHSFYSDIESMGNQQERVQHTREVHVQPVEFSSFTPERHLMGQEANNLDMLLDIPLQVTVELGRTTRSVKEILSLSSGSIIELDKLAGEPVDILVNKRLIATGEVVVIDENFGVRVTDIISQSDRLKKLK; translated from the coding sequence ATGATGAATCATGAGAAATTAACAGAAGAAGAAATTGAAGCCTTATTAAAAAACACAAATGAGGAATGTGAGGCTTCTCCCATGATAGGAGATTATTTTTCCATCATGGACAGGGACACAATTGGAGAGATAGGAAATATTTCCTTTGGCAGCTCAGCTACTGCTTTATCTACTCTTTTAAATCAAAAGGTTGAAATCACAACACCGAATGTCTCACTAATTCTCAAAGAATCCCTAGTGGATGAATTCCCGCAGCCGTATGTGGCGGTTGAGGTCGAATATACAGAAGGTTTTACAGGCTCTAATCTGCTTGTGATCAAACAGTCGGATGCCATGATTATTGCCGATTTAATGCTTGGGGGAAGCGGCACGGCTCCGGCAGAACCATTGTCAGAGATTCATTTAAGCGCCATCCAGGAGGCGATGAATCAAATGATGGGGTCAGCCGCCACAGCTATGTCCACAGTCTTCAATAAGCGGATTGATATTTCTCCTCCTTCTATTGGCATCATGGATTTGCCTAGAGGGGCGGGTCATGAAATTCTTCCACAGGAAGACATGCTTGTGAAGGTTTCCTTTCGATTGACCATTGGTCAATTGGTAGATTCTCATATTATGCAGCTTTTGCCGCTTTATTTCGCCAGGGGCATGGTAGACGAATTGCTGGAGCATTCATGGGAGTCTGCCGAAACGGGTGCAGATGATCGCCTAAAACAAAAGAATATAAACGAAGGAGATGACAGTATGAGGGAGCCGATTCCTTCTGGCAATCTTCATTCAGCATACAACCAAGCAACGACAGAGACTGCAGCAAGTCATAGTTTTTATAGCGATATCGAGTCGATGGGAAATCAACAGGAAAGAGTACAGCATACGCGAGAAGTGCATGTTCAGCCAGTAGAATTTTCGTCTTTTACCCCTGAACGTCATCTAATGGGTCAGGAAGCCAATAATCTAGATATGCTCCTTGATATTCCGCTTCAGGTCACCGTGGAGCTTGGAAGAACGACTCGTTCGGTTAAAGAAATTCTCTCCCTTTCCTCGGGCTCAATCATTGAACTGGATAAGCTAGCAGGGGAACCAGTAGATATCCTCGTGAACAAGCGCTTGATTGCCACTGGTGAAGTGGTTGTCATTGATGAGAATTTTGGGGTGCGTGTGACAGATATTATTAGTCAAAGCGACCGGTTGAAAAAATTGAAATAA
- a CDS encoding response regulator has protein sequence MAHKILIVDDAAFMRMMIKDILVKNGYDVAGEGADGKQAVELYKEIKPDLVTMDITMPEKDGITALKEIRAINPDAKIIMCSAMGQQALVIDAIQAGAKDFIVKPFAADRVLEAISKVLD, from the coding sequence ATGGCACATAAAATATTGATTGTGGATGATGCAGCATTTATGCGGATGATGATTAAGGATATTCTCGTGAAGAACGGCTATGATGTGGCCGGTGAAGGTGCGGATGGTAAGCAAGCGGTTGAGCTGTATAAAGAAATTAAACCTGACTTGGTTACGATGGACATTACAATGCCGGAAAAGGATGGCATAACAGCCTTGAAGGAGATCCGTGCGATCAATCCCGATGCGAAAATTATTATGTGCTCCGCAATGGGACAGCAAGCTCTAGTTATTGATGCCATCCAAGCGGGGGCTAAGGACTTTATTGTGAAGCCGTTTGCTGCTGACCGTGTCCTTGAAGCCATCAGCAAGGTGCTCGATTAA
- the fliR gene encoding flagellar biosynthetic protein FliR — translation MAEIVPKFSVFLLIFVRVAAFFVTMPIFSYRTIPAMHRIGISAILAWIMYYSVQSPGYEIDMLYFLMILKECLVGLAIGFFAYMLLSAIQMAGGLIDFQMGYSMASVIDPQTGVQTPLTGQYLYTFALLFLLSVNGHHLLLDGIYYSYQFIPLTSGFMSFGSEGLLTFVVESFSATFLIAFQMAIPIVGSLFLVDVALGIVARTVPQMNIFVIGFPVKILVGLILLMVMMSGLLFLVKDLLGTILEGLRTLMHLLGGT, via the coding sequence ATGGCGGAAATCGTACCTAAATTCAGTGTATTTCTACTTATTTTTGTTCGGGTGGCAGCCTTTTTCGTAACAATGCCCATTTTCTCATACCGGACCATACCTGCTATGCATAGAATCGGCATCAGTGCCATTTTAGCATGGATCATGTATTATTCCGTCCAATCACCGGGCTATGAGATTGATATGCTTTATTTCTTGATGATCCTGAAGGAGTGCCTCGTTGGATTGGCAATCGGTTTCTTTGCTTACATGCTCCTTTCTGCCATACAGATGGCAGGAGGGTTGATTGATTTTCAGATGGGCTATTCAATGGCAAGCGTCATTGACCCGCAGACCGGTGTGCAGACACCGCTGACTGGGCAGTATCTGTACACATTTGCCCTCTTGTTTCTGCTTTCGGTTAATGGCCATCATTTATTGCTTGACGGCATTTACTACAGCTATCAATTCATTCCTCTTACCAGCGGTTTTATGTCATTTGGAAGTGAGGGGCTGCTCACCTTTGTCGTTGAATCATTTTCGGCGACCTTTCTGATTGCCTTTCAAATGGCCATTCCAATTGTCGGAAGTCTCTTTTTGGTGGATGTCGCACTAGGTATCGTGGCAAGAACTGTTCCGCAGATGAACATTTTTGTGATTGGCTTTCCGGTGAAGATTCTTGTCGGTCTTATTCTGCTGATGGTGATGATGAGCGGACTGCTCTTTTTGGTCAAGGATCTGCTCGGTACGATTTTGGAAGGTCTGCGCACATTGATGCACTTGCTTGGAGGTACATAA